One Podarcis muralis chromosome 1, rPodMur119.hap1.1, whole genome shotgun sequence genomic window carries:
- the ABCB6 gene encoding ATP-binding cassette sub-family B member 6 isoform X2, with translation MRTFLWIRVQQFTSREIQVQLLRHLHSLSLRWHLGRKTGEVLRSVDRGTSSINNLLSYIVFSIFPTIADIIIAIVYFTTTFSAWFGLIIFLCMSFYLALTIIMTEWRTKYRREMNTRDNEARSRAVDSLLNFETVKYYNAENYEATRFNDAIVKYQVSEWKVNASLALLNQTQNLVIGVGLLAGSLLCAYYVTKKRLHVGDYVLFGTYIIQLYTPLNWFGTYYRMIQSSFVDMENMFDLFSEEQEVKDEPGAADLRFLAGRVEFENVHFGYVEGREVLRDVSFTVMPGQTLALVGPSGSGKSTIIRLLFRFYDVWGGCIRIDGQDISKAKQASLRSHIGVVPQDTVLFNDTIRNNIRYGRIDATNEEVIEAAIAANIHERILTFPDGYDTQVGERGLKLSGGEKQRVAIARTILKNPQILFFDEATSALDTKTERNIQASLAKVCANRTTIIVAHRLSTVIKADQILVIKDGRVMERGRHDQLVDKGGIYSDMWLQQGSDTEVESKISAESAAESKASASTKAGSEEGSAYATSEKTEEREQEGETEEGEGETEEGEGETVEGEGETEEGEGEEEETSTES, from the exons ATGCGCACTTTCCTGTGGATCCGCGTGCAGCAGTTCACCAGCCGCGAAATCCAGGTCCAGCTCCTCAGGCACCTCCACAGCCTCTCCCTTCGGTGGCACCTGGGTCGCAAGAcaggagaggtgctgcgcagtGTCGACAGAGGCACTAGCAGCATCAACAACTTGCTCAG CTACATTGTCTTCAGCATCTTCCCCACGATAGCCGACATCATAATTGCGATTGTGTATTTCACCACAACCTTCAGTGCCTGGTTTGGCCTTATCATCTTCCTCTGCATGAGCTTTTATCTCG CTTTGACTATTATAATGACTGAGTGGCGAACAAAGTACCGCCGTGAAATGAATACCCGTGACAATGAAGCCCGTTCCCGAGCTGTTGACTCGCTTCTGAACTTTGAGACG GTGAAATATTACAATGCCGAGAACTATGAGGCTACCCGCTTCAATGATGCCATTGTCAAGTACCAG GTCTCCGAATGGAAAGTCAATGCATCACTGGCACTGTTGAACCAGACCCAGAATCTAGTGATCGGGGTGGGGCTGCTGGCCGGATCCCTACTGTGTGCTTACTATGTGACCAAGAAGAGGCTCCAT GTGGGCGATTATGTTCTCTTTGGCACATACATCATCCAACTGTACACCCCACTGAACTGGTTTGGCACCTATTACAG AATGATCCAAAGCTCATTTGTTGACATGGAGAACATGTTTGACCTCTTCAGCGAGGAGCAAGAA GTGAAGGATGAACCAGGTGCTGCAGACCTTCGGTTTCTGGCAGGACGTGTGGAATTTGAAAATGTCCATTTTGGCTATGTGGAAGG GAGGGAAGTCCTGCGTGATGTTTCCTTCACAGTGATGCCTGGGCAGACCCTTGCACTG GTGGGACCCTCTGGCTCAGGAAAGAGCACCATCATTCGCCTGCTCTTCCGCTTCTACGATGTGTGGGGAGGCTGCATCCGAATTGATGGGCAGGATATCTCCAAG GCCAAGCAGGCTTCGCTGCGCTCCCACATTGGTGTGGTGCCTCAGGACACTGTCCTCTTCAACGATACCATTCGCAACAACATCCGGTACGGACGCATTGATGCCACCAATGAGGAGGTGATTGAGGCGGCAATCGCAGCTAATATCCATGAACGCATCCTCACTTTCCCCGATG GTTATGATACACAGGTTGGCGAGCGAGGTCTGAAGCTGAGTGGAGGGGAGAAGCAGCGAGTCGCTATTGCCCGCACCATCTTGAAGAACCCCCAGATCCTCTTCTTTGATGAG GCGACATCAGCTCTGGACACCAAGACTGAGAGGAATATCCAGGCATCCCTGGCTAAAGTGTGTGCGAACCGCACCACCATCATCGTGGCTCACAG GCTTTCCACGGTGATCAAGGCCGATCAAATCCTAGTTATCAAGGATGGCCGAGTGATGGAGCGAGGAAG GCACGACCAGCTAGTGGACAAAGGTGGCATCTACTCCGACATGTGGCTGCAACAAGGAAGTGACACGGAGGTGGAGAGCAAGATCAGTGCTGAGTCTGCTGCAGAAAGCAAGGCCAGTGCTTCGACCAAAGCAGGAAGCGAGGAAGGCTCTGCCTATGCAACCAGTGAAAAGACAGAGGAGAgggagcaggagggggagacagaggagggagagggggagacagaggagggagagggggagacagtggagggagagggggagacagaggagggagagggggaggaagaagagacaAGCACAGAATCATAG